The Buchnera aphidicola (Sitobion avenae) genome contains a region encoding:
- the thrS gene encoding threonine--tRNA ligase: MPVIRFCDGSQQVYNRTVSLMEIIKTKKPSIIKSLVAISVNSHFSNLNTVIKEDSFIELINQKDHKTLSLIRYSCAQLLSYAIKNTWPFSQIVTSNITDNGFYCDIDFETKISEKDLVLLENNMKILVKKEYDILNKLVSHIEAIKIFEQFFEKYKISLINEKINCQQKISLYYHENHVDIDIGMQVFNIKFCKYFKLQRIGGVYWKGDKKNKMLQRIYGTAWSNKKELDKHLNYSNELKKRDHRKIGKFLQLYHMQEESPGMIFWHNKGWIIFNELQNFVRVKLKEYKYKEVKTPLLIDKLIWKKSGHWDNYKNAIFTTLSENREYCIKPMNCPGHVQIFNSELKSYRDLPIRMAEFGSCHRNEPSGSLHGLMRVRNFTQDDAHIFCTREQVRSEINDCIKMIYDLYSTFNFKKILVKLSTRPEKRIGTDALWDESEQDLSDMLLENHLSFEYQLGEGAFYGPKIEFVLQDSLDRNWQCGTIQLDFYLPLRLSSFYINENNERKVPIIIHRAILGSLERFIGILIEECSGNLPTWLSPIQVVIMNITDVSTDYVKQLFKKFSQINVRTESDLRNEKIGFKIREHVLRRIPYMLICGEKEMHSKKISVRTRSGYNFGMIDVDIFIEKLQQEIITRSFYQMEE; this comes from the coding sequence ATGCCTGTAATAAGATTTTGTGATGGAAGTCAGCAGGTGTATAATCGTACTGTTTCATTGATGGAGATTATTAAAACTAAAAAACCTAGTATTATCAAATCTCTTGTTGCAATTTCTGTTAATAGTCATTTTTCAAATTTAAATACTGTAATTAAAGAAGATTCTTTTATAGAACTGATTAATCAAAAAGATCATAAAACATTGAGTCTTATCCGATATTCTTGTGCTCAACTATTAAGTTATGCTATAAAAAATACATGGCCTTTTTCACAAATTGTCACAAGTAATATTACAGATAATGGCTTTTATTGCGATATAGATTTTGAAACAAAAATTTCAGAAAAAGATCTTGTTTTATTAGAAAATAATATGAAAATTCTCGTAAAAAAAGAATACGATATTTTAAATAAATTAGTTTCTCATATTGAAGCGATAAAAATATTTGAACAATTTTTTGAAAAATATAAAATATCTTTAATTAATGAAAAAATTAATTGTCAACAGAAAATTTCTTTATATTATCATGAAAACCATGTAGATATTGATATAGGAATGCAAGTTTTTAATATAAAATTTTGCAAATACTTTAAATTACAGAGAATTGGAGGTGTTTATTGGAAGGGTGATAAAAAAAACAAAATGTTACAGCGTATTTATGGTACTGCTTGGTCAAATAAGAAAGAATTAGATAAACATTTAAATTATTCAAATGAATTAAAAAAAAGAGATCATAGAAAAATTGGAAAATTTCTTCAATTATATCATATGCAAGAAGAATCTCCAGGTATGATTTTTTGGCATAATAAAGGTTGGATTATTTTTAATGAATTGCAAAATTTCGTTCGTGTAAAACTGAAAGAATACAAATATAAAGAAGTTAAAACACCATTATTAATAGATAAGTTGATATGGAAAAAAAGTGGACATTGGGATAATTATAAAAATGCTATTTTCACTACATTGTCAGAAAATCGAGAATATTGTATTAAACCTATGAATTGTCCTGGACATGTACAAATTTTTAATAGCGAATTAAAATCTTATCGAGATCTACCTATTCGTATGGCAGAATTTGGAAGTTGTCATCGTAATGAACCTTCAGGATCTTTGCATGGTTTAATGCGAGTTCGTAACTTTACTCAAGATGATGCTCATATATTTTGTACTAGAGAACAAGTGCGTTCTGAAATTAACGATTGTATTAAAATGATATATGATTTGTACAGTACTTTTAATTTTAAAAAAATATTAGTTAAATTGTCTACTCGTCCAGAAAAACGTATTGGTACAGATGCGTTATGGGATGAATCAGAACAAGATTTATCTGATATGTTGTTAGAAAATCATTTATCATTTGAATATCAATTGGGAGAAGGTGCTTTTTACGGACCTAAGATTGAGTTTGTTTTACAGGATTCTTTAGATCGAAATTGGCAATGTGGAACGATTCAACTTGATTTTTATTTACCATTACGTTTAAGTTCATTTTATATTAATGAGAATAATGAACGTAAAGTACCTATAATTATTCATCGGGCTATATTAGGTTCATTAGAACGATTTATTGGCATATTAATTGAAGAATGTTCAGGTAATTTACCAACATGGTTATCTCCAATACAAGTCGTAATAATGAACATTACGGATGTTAGTACAGATTATGTTAAACAATTATTTAAAAAATTTTCTCAAATTAATGTTCGCACAGAATCTGATTTAAGAAATGAAAAAATAGGTTTTAAAATTCGAGAACATGTACTGCGTCGAATTCCTTATATGCTCATTTGTGGTGAAAAAGAAATGCATTCTAAAAAAATATCTGTTCGTACTAGAAGTGGTTATAATTTTGGAATGATTGATGTTGATATTTTTATTGAAAAGTTGCAACAAGAAATTATTACTCGCAGCTTTTATCAAATGGAGGAATAA
- the infC gene encoding translation initiation factor IF-3 yields the protein MKGGKRIQLTRPNRINSEIRAVKVRLTGVEGNQIGIVSLREALEKSEELGLDLVEISPNAEPPVCRIMDYGKFLYEKSKSSKEQKKKQKIIHIKEIKFRPGTDESDYQVKLRNLIRFLEDGDKAKITLRFRGREMAHQKIGVNVLNRVKNDLIELATVESFPSKIEGRQMIMILAPKKK from the coding sequence ATTAAAGGTGGAAAAAGAATTCAATTAACACGTCCTAATCGGATTAATAGTGAGATACGTGCTGTCAAAGTGCGTCTTACAGGTGTTGAAGGTAATCAAATTGGTATAGTTAGTTTGCGTGAGGCTTTAGAAAAATCTGAAGAATTAGGTTTAGATTTAGTTGAAATTAGTCCAAATGCTGAACCTCCGGTTTGTCGTATTATGGATTATGGCAAATTTCTTTATGAAAAAAGTAAATCGTCTAAAGAACAGAAAAAAAAACAAAAAATAATTCATATAAAAGAAATAAAATTTCGTCCTGGTACTGATGAAAGTGATTACCAAGTTAAATTGCGCAATTTAATACGTTTTTTAGAAGATGGTGATAAAGCTAAAATTACTCTACGATTTAGAGGCCGAGAAATGGCACATCAAAAAATCGGTGTTAATGTATTAAATAGAGTAAAAAATGATTTAATTGAATTAGCAACTGTGGAATCTTTTCCATCTAAAATTGAAGGTCGTCAAATGATCATGATTTTAGCACCAAAGAAGAAATAG
- the rpmI gene encoding 50S ribosomal protein L35: protein MPKIKTLKSAAKRFKKTASGKFKRKQANLRHILTKKTTTKKRHLRPKIIVSKGDIDRVKSFLPYA from the coding sequence ATGCCGAAAATTAAAACTTTAAAAAGTGCAGCTAAACGTTTTAAAAAAACTGCATCTGGTAAATTTAAACGTAAACAAGCAAATTTACGTCATATTTTAACGAAAAAAACAACAACTAAAAAACGTCATCTTCGTCCTAAGATTATAGTATCTAAAGGAGATATAGATAGAGTTAAATCTTTTTTACCATATGCGTAA
- the rplT gene encoding 50S ribosomal protein L20: protein MARVKRGVIAHARHKKILKQAKGYYGARSRIYRVACQAVIKAGQYAYRDRRQRKRQFRQLWISRINAAVRQSQISYSNFMFGLKKASINIDRKILSDIAIFDIFSFNKLVEKAKEALL, encoded by the coding sequence ATGGCTCGTGTAAAACGTGGGGTAATCGCTCACGCTCGTCACAAAAAAATCTTAAAACAAGCAAAAGGTTACTATGGAGCTCGTTCGCGTATTTATAGAGTTGCGTGTCAAGCAGTAATTAAGGCTGGTCAGTATGCTTATCGTGATAGACGACAACGAAAACGACAATTTCGTCAATTATGGATCTCGCGTATAAATGCTGCTGTTCGTCAAAGTCAAATTTCTTATAGTAATTTTATGTTTGGTTTAAAAAAAGCTTCAATTAATATTGATCGTAAAATACTTTCTGATATTGCTATATTTGATATCTTTTCATTTAATAAGTTGGTAGAAAAAGCAAAAGAAGCATTATTATAA
- the pheS gene encoding phenylalanine--tRNA ligase subunit alpha, producing the protein MLNLNELFKVIKIDVKNSKTIEELDQIRIKYLGKKGILTSCAKNLKNFSIEEKKKYSIITNKKKQEIISEINKKKQKLILSILEQRIKEETIDISLPGRRIERGCFHPITHTINHIKNFFLKLGFQSINSPEIEDEYHNFNALNISKNHPARDSHDTFWFDNNRLLRTQTSSMQIRIMKKEKPPMRFIFPGKVYRNDYDITHTPMFHQIEGLIVDKNINFSNLKWIIYNFLYDFFGKEVSIKFRPSYFPFTVLSAEVDIFNDHGKPLEILGCGMVHPNVLKNVNIDSSIYSACAFGIGIERITMLRYGISDLRSFFENDIRFLNQFKYN; encoded by the coding sequence ATGTTAAATTTAAATGAATTATTTAAAGTTATTAAAATAGATGTAAAAAATTCAAAAACAATAGAGGAACTAGACCAAATTCGTATTAAATATTTAGGTAAAAAGGGTATTTTAACTTCTTGTGCAAAGAATTTAAAAAATTTTTCTATTGAAGAAAAAAAGAAATACAGTATTATTACAAATAAAAAAAAACAAGAAATTATTAGTGAAATTAATAAAAAAAAACAAAAATTAATTTTATCTATTTTAGAACAGCGTATTAAAGAAGAAACTATTGATATATCTTTGCCTGGGCGTCGTATTGAACGTGGTTGTTTTCATCCTATAACACATACTATTAATCACATAAAAAATTTTTTTTTAAAATTAGGTTTTCAATCAATCAATAGTCCTGAAATAGAAGATGAATATCATAATTTTAATGCTTTAAATATTTCTAAAAATCATCCGGCTCGAGATAGTCATGATACTTTTTGGTTTGATAATAATAGATTATTAAGAACTCAAACTTCCAGCATGCAAATTCGTATCATGAAAAAAGAAAAACCTCCAATGAGATTTATTTTTCCCGGAAAAGTATACCGTAATGATTATGATATTACACATACACCTATGTTTCATCAAATTGAAGGTTTAATAGTTGATAAAAACATTAATTTTTCTAATTTAAAATGGATTATATATAATTTTTTATATGACTTTTTTGGGAAAGAAGTTTCTATTAAATTTCGTCCATCATATTTTCCTTTCACCGTGCTTTCTGCAGAAGTGGATATTTTTAATGATCACGGAAAGCCTTTAGAAATATTAGGATGTGGAATGGTGCATCCTAACGTTTTAAAAAATGTTAATATTGATTCTAGTATATATTCAGCTTGTGCTTTTGGAATAGGTATTGAAAGAATTACAATGTTACGTTATGGAATATCTGATTTGCGATCTTTTTTTGAAAATGACATAAGATTTTTAAATCAATTTAAATATAATTAG
- the pheT gene encoding phenylalanine--tRNA ligase subunit beta, translated as MKFSEKWLREWIDPNVNSNILHEQISSTGIEVECVEKFESKFSGVVVGQIVKCILHPEFHHLKVLKVDIGKKELLNIVCGASNCFNNMKVAVATVGSTLPGNIIIYEKIFKGELSQGMLCSFFELGIFFDDKKIIEFPIETIIGIDVNDYLSLKDNIITVSVTSNRPDGLSILGLSRNIAAINNLRISDLKYKSFSKTIQKKIDIDIQTKRDCINVLGRIIQNININVDTPFWMKKKLFFSDVLSENIITNIINYVLIELGQPLNALNADNIDDSIIVRMAKNKEKMFLKNNIEINLDENILVFSDKNKILFIPGNINSYFSDVNTNTKNIFLISSLIDRTSISYVIKKMNSNKILEYYNYGIDPLLQNYAVEYATDLIIKICGGTSGSISKKKLNIPICMNNTIRLHHKKLNKIIGLSIDATIISNILYSLYYKLNFQETFWDVIPPSWRFDILIEEDVISDILRVYGYNNVCLTPLKEHINNGQKNELTDSLLNKSAIILINKGYHEVINYGFINPKIQNLIFPNQKTLLLSNPISQDMSCMRLSLWPGLLKNISYNKNRQQQSIRIFESGLCFSVDTTENLGVKQEIFLAAAISGNNFKENWYHKTRKMDFYDLKGDLESVLELICKLNDIKFRRAIISGLHPEQSASIYFKNNLIGAIGAIDPRLEKKLNVNSSTFLFEISLYNFPDIKPLKIQEISKFPTIRRDVAILISEDIAVDNVMRKCKQFFINQEVEVNLFDIFSCKEFSNKKKSLGISFVFQNKHRTFQDNEINLMMNDCIGVLNKKFQAVLRK; from the coding sequence ATGAAATTTAGTGAAAAATGGTTACGTGAATGGATAGATCCAAATGTTAATAGTAATATTTTACACGAACAAATATCTAGTACTGGTATTGAAGTGGAATGTGTTGAGAAATTTGAGTCTAAATTTAGTGGTGTTGTAGTAGGTCAAATTGTTAAATGTATTTTGCATCCTGAATTTCATCATTTAAAAGTACTTAAAGTAGATATAGGAAAAAAAGAGTTATTAAATATTGTATGTGGAGCGTCTAATTGTTTTAATAATATGAAAGTTGCTGTAGCCACTGTTGGTTCTACTTTACCAGGAAATATTATCATTTATGAAAAAATTTTCAAAGGAGAATTATCTCAAGGTATGCTCTGTTCTTTTTTTGAATTAGGTATTTTTTTTGATGATAAAAAAATTATTGAATTTCCTATAGAAACAATTATAGGAATTGATGTTAATGATTATTTATCATTGAAAGATAATATTATTACAGTTTCTGTTACATCAAATCGTCCAGATGGACTAAGTATTTTAGGTTTATCTCGTAATATAGCAGCAATAAACAATTTAAGAATATCAGATTTAAAATATAAATCATTTTCTAAAACTATTCAAAAAAAAATTGATATTGATATTCAAACTAAAAGAGATTGTATTAATGTTTTAGGAAGAATAATACAAAATATTAATATAAATGTTGATACGCCCTTTTGGATGAAAAAAAAATTATTTTTTTCTGATGTTTTATCAGAAAATATCATAACAAATATTATAAATTATGTATTAATTGAGCTTGGACAACCATTAAACGCATTGAATGCAGATAATATTGATGATTCTATTATAGTTCGCATGGCAAAAAATAAAGAAAAGATGTTTTTAAAAAATAATATAGAAATAAACCTTGATGAAAATATATTAGTGTTTTCTGATAAAAATAAAATATTATTTATTCCCGGAAATATTAATTCATATTTTTCTGATGTGAATACAAACACTAAAAACATATTTTTAATTTCATCTTTAATTGATAGAACTTCTATTTCCTATGTGATTAAAAAAATGAATTCTAATAAAATATTAGAATATTATAATTATGGTATTGATCCGCTCCTTCAAAATTATGCTGTTGAATATGCAACTGATTTAATTATAAAAATATGTGGTGGCACTTCAGGTTCTATTAGCAAGAAAAAATTGAATATTCCCATATGTATGAATAACACAATAAGATTACATCATAAAAAGTTGAACAAAATAATAGGTTTATCTATTGATGCAACTATTATTTCAAATATTTTATATAGTTTGTATTATAAATTGAATTTTCAAGAAACATTTTGGGATGTTATTCCTCCTAGCTGGCGATTTGATATATTAATTGAAGAAGATGTAATTAGTGATATACTTCGAGTATATGGATATAACAACGTTTGTTTAACTCCATTAAAAGAACATATAAACAATGGTCAAAAAAATGAATTAACAGATTCTTTACTAAATAAATCTGCTATTATATTAATTAATAAAGGTTATCATGAAGTTATAAATTATGGTTTTATTAACCCTAAAATACAAAATTTAATTTTCCCAAATCAAAAAACTTTGTTATTATCTAATCCTATTTCCCAAGATATGTCATGTATGCGTTTATCTTTATGGCCTGGTTTACTGAAGAATATTTCCTATAATAAAAATCGCCAGCAACAAAGCATCCGTATTTTTGAAAGTGGACTTTGTTTTTCAGTAGATACAACAGAAAATCTTGGTGTTAAGCAGGAAATTTTTTTAGCAGCAGCCATTAGTGGTAATAATTTTAAAGAAAATTGGTATCATAAAACAAGAAAAATGGATTTTTATGATTTAAAGGGCGATTTAGAATCTGTATTAGAATTAATATGTAAATTGAATGATATAAAGTTTCGACGAGCAATAATATCGGGATTACATCCAGAACAAAGTGCATCTATATACTTCAAAAATAATTTAATTGGTGCTATTGGAGCAATTGATCCAAGATTAGAAAAAAAGTTAAATGTAAATAGTTCTACATTTTTATTCGAAATATCATTATATAATTTTCCGGATATTAAACCATTAAAAATTCAAGAAATTTCAAAATTTCCTACTATTCGACGTGATGTTGCAATATTAATATCAGAAGACATTGCTGTTGATAACGTGATGAGGAAGTGTAAACAATTTTTTATTAATCAAGAAGTAGAAGTTAATCTTTTTGATATATTTTCTTGCAAGGAATTTTCTAATAAGAAAAAAAGTTTAGGAATTAGTTTCGTTTTTCAGAACAAACATAGAACTTTTCAAGATAATGAAATCAATTTAATGATGAATGATTGTATAGGAGTACTAAATAAAAAATTTCAAGCCGTCTTAAGGAAATAA
- a CDS encoding integration host factor subunit alpha, with product MVLTKAEISENLFEKLELTKKESKKFVEFFFEEVRKSLEKGEDVKLSGFGNFQIKNKKARPGRNPRTGEIFLVTARRVVTFKAGQKLKGKIDNFFIKKNNI from the coding sequence ATGGTACTTACAAAAGCCGAAATTTCAGAAAATTTATTTGAGAAGTTAGAATTAACTAAAAAAGAATCAAAAAAATTTGTAGAGTTTTTTTTTGAAGAGGTTAGAAAATCTTTAGAAAAAGGAGAAGATGTTAAATTATCCGGATTTGGAAATTTTCAAATAAAGAATAAAAAAGCTCGTCCTGGAAGAAATCCCAGAACAGGAGAAATTTTTCTTGTAACAGCTAGAAGAGTAGTTACTTTTAAGGCTGGTCAAAAACTAAAAGGTAAAATTGACAATTTTTTTATAAAAAAAAATAATATTTAA
- the tgt gene encoding tRNA guanosine(34) transglycosylase Tgt — translation MNFQILHRDGNARYGIFNFNGKEIETPIFMPVGTYGTVRSVSTEEIKKTGSKIILANAFHLYFRPGHEVIKSHGTLHDFMNWSGPILTDSGGFQVFSLSKFCKVTEEGVLFKNHINGKNFFLTPEISMKIQSDLGSNIVMIFDECIAYTQDWEKTNNAMQRSLNWAKKSRLHFDSLKNKNLLFGIIHGGVHLSLRDISLKELVKIDFDGYALGGLAVGESKEEMYRLLDHICPQIPKNKPRYLMGVGKPEDLIEGVNRGIDMFDCVIPTRNARNGYLFVRNGIIKIRNKKYKKDLSCLDHTCTCYTCRYYTRSYLHHLDSCNEILGARLNTIHNLHYYQTLMSNIRNSIKNNTFREFVLNFYKNKNKIDF, via the coding sequence ATGAATTTTCAAATTTTGCATCGAGATGGAAATGCTAGATATGGTATATTTAATTTTAATGGAAAAGAAATAGAAACACCTATTTTTATGCCTGTAGGTACTTATGGTACTGTAAGAAGTGTTAGTACAGAAGAGATTAAAAAAACAGGAAGTAAAATTATTTTAGCTAATGCATTTCATTTATATTTTAGACCAGGACATGAAGTAATAAAATCACATGGGACTTTACATGATTTTATGAATTGGTCAGGACCTATTTTGACCGACTCTGGAGGATTTCAGGTCTTTAGTCTTTCAAAATTTTGCAAAGTTACTGAAGAAGGTGTTCTTTTTAAAAATCACATTAATGGAAAAAATTTTTTTTTGACTCCAGAAATTTCCATGAAAATTCAATCAGATTTAGGTTCAAATATAGTTATGATTTTTGATGAGTGTATTGCATATACCCAAGATTGGGAAAAAACAAATAATGCTATGCAAAGATCCTTGAATTGGGCTAAAAAAAGTCGTTTGCATTTTGATTCTTTAAAAAATAAAAATTTATTATTTGGTATTATTCATGGAGGAGTTCATTTATCTCTACGTGATATATCTCTAAAAGAACTAGTAAAAATAGATTTTGATGGATATGCTTTAGGTGGTTTAGCTGTTGGAGAATCTAAAGAAGAAATGTATAGATTATTAGATCATATTTGTCCTCAAATACCAAAAAATAAACCTCGATATTTAATGGGGGTAGGTAAACCTGAAGATTTGATAGAAGGAGTAAATCGAGGTATAGATATGTTTGATTGTGTTATACCTACTCGAAATGCTAGAAATGGATATTTATTTGTTAGGAACGGCATAATTAAAATTAGAAATAAAAAATATAAAAAAGATTTATCTTGTTTAGACCATACTTGTACTTGTTATACGTGTCGATATTATACTCGTTCTTATTTACATCATTTAGATTCTTGTAATGAAATCTTAGGAGCTCGTTTAAATACAATACATAATTTACATTATTATCAAACATTAATGTCTAATATAAGAAATTCAATAAAAAATAATACATTTCGTGAATTTGTATTGAATTTTTACAAGAATAAAAATAAAATTGATTTTTAA
- the yajC gene encoding preprotein translocase subunit YajC, giving the protein MSFFIHNANAAVSGSSESGNLYSLIFMVVVFLLVFYFMLFRPQQKKDKEHKNLMNSLVQGDEVITTSGLLGRIKKITQNGYILLELNDTTEIFIKKDFIASSLPKGTLKSL; this is encoded by the coding sequence ATGAGTTTTTTTATTCATAATGCAAATGCTGCAGTAAGTGGTTCATCAGAAAGTGGAAATTTGTATTCTTTAATATTTATGGTTGTTGTATTTTTATTAGTTTTTTATTTTATGCTATTTCGTCCTCAACAAAAGAAAGACAAAGAACATAAAAATCTTATGAATTCTCTTGTTCAAGGAGATGAAGTAATAACAACTAGTGGTTTATTAGGACGAATAAAAAAAATTACACAAAATGGATATATTTTACTTGAATTAAATGATACCACTGAAATATTTATAAAAAAAGATTTTATAGCATCATCTTTACCTAAAGGTACGTTAAAATCTTTGTAA